One part of the Venenivibrio stagnispumantis genome encodes these proteins:
- a CDS encoding VTT domain-containing protein produces the protein MEIIDIFLHLDKYLDILVQSYGNWVYLILFFVIFSETGFVITPFLPGDSLLFIVGILSSAKILNIYIVYPLLMLAAITGNIVNYNIGKYLGEKILKNNYKIPFLTKENILKTKEFYNKHGGKAIVLSRFLPFFRTFVPFVAGIGNMDSKRFNFYNILGAFLWSSLFILGGYFFGNIPIIKNNLTIAIYAIILITILPGIIGYIKHKIK, from the coding sequence TTGGAAATAATAGATATATTCTTACATCTTGATAAATATCTTGATATATTAGTCCAAAGCTATGGAAATTGGGTTTATTTGATATTATTTTTTGTTATTTTTTCAGAAACAGGATTTGTAATAACTCCATTTTTACCCGGTGATTCTCTACTTTTTATAGTAGGAATTTTATCTTCTGCGAAAATTTTAAATATCTATATTGTTTATCCTCTTTTAATGCTTGCTGCAATTACCGGTAATATTGTGAATTATAATATCGGAAAATATCTTGGGGAAAAAATACTGAAAAATAATTATAAAATTCCATTTTTAACAAAAGAAAATATATTAAAAACAAAAGAATTTTATAATAAACACGGTGGAAAAGCTATCGTTTTATCAAGATTTTTGCCCTTTTTCAGAACTTTTGTTCCATTTGTAGCCGGTATTGGAAATATGGATAGTAAAAGATTTAATTTTTATAACATCTTAGGAGCTTTCTTATGGAGCTCTCTTTTTATACTTGGTGGTTATTTTTTCGGAAATATTCCAATAATCAAAAATAATCTAACAATAGCAATTTATGCTATTATATTAATTACAATTTTACCGGGGATAATAGGTTATATAAAACATAAAATAAAATGA